One genomic region from Argentina anserina chromosome 2, drPotAnse1.1, whole genome shotgun sequence encodes:
- the LOC126781991 gene encoding auxin transporter-like protein 2 — MESSDKVVETVIVGNYVEMEADGKGKDFKSKLSKFFWDGGSTYDAWFSCASNQVAQVLLTLPYSFSQLGMLSGILFQLFYGLLGSWTAYLISVLYVEYRTRKEREKVDFRSHVIQWFEVLDGLLGKHWRNVGLAFNCTFLLFGSVIQLIACASNIYYINDNLDKRTWTYIFGACCATTVFIPSFHNYRIWSFLGLVMTTYTAWYLTIASILHGQVEGVKHSGPTKLVLYFTGATNILYTFGGHAVTVEIMHAMWKPQKFKAIYLLATIYVLTLTLPSASAVYWAFGDLLLNHSNAFSLLPKSPFRDMAVILMLIHQFITFGFACTPLYFVWEKAIGMHECKSLCKRAAARLPVVIPIWFLAIIFPFFGPINSTVGSLLVSFTVYIIPSLAHIFTYRSAAARENAVERPPRFLGGWIGSYTINVFVVVWVFVVGFGFGGWASITNFVRQIDTFGLFTKCYQCPPQVAPMVFNATTHAAPPPLHHPLLNHTHHP; from the exons ATGGAATCTTCAGACAAGGTGGTGGAGACTGTAATAGTAGGAAACTATGTAGAAATGGAGGCTGATGGCAAAGGCAAGGACTTCAAGTCCAAGCTTTCAAAGTTCTTCTGGGATGGTGGCTCTACTTATGATGCTTGGTTCAGCTGTGCTTCAAATCAG GTGGCTCAAGTGCTGCTTACTCTGCCATACTCATTTTCACAGCTGGGAATGCTTTCAGGGATACTCTTCCAGCTCTTCTATGGCTTACTGGGTAGCTGGACTGCTTATCTCATTAGTGTGCTCTATGTCGAATACAgaacaagaaaagaaagagaaaaagttGATTTCAGAAGCCATGTCATTCAG TGGTTTGAAGTTCTTGATGGGCTGCTTGGGAAGCACTGGAGGAACGTGGGGTTGGCATTCAACTGCACATTTCTTCTGTTTGGATCTGTGATTCAGCTCATAGCTTGTGCAAG CAACATATATTACATAAATGACAATCTGGACAAGAGGACTTGGACTTACATCTTCGGAGCTTGTTGTGCCACCACAGTCTTTATTCCTTCTTTTCACAACTATAGAATCTGGTCCTTTCTGGGACTAGTTATGACCACCTACACTGCTTGGTACCTAACCATTGCTTCAATTCTCCATGGTCAG GTTGAGGGAGTGAAGCACTCTGGTCCAACTAAGCTTGTGCTATACTTCACAGGAGCCACAAACATTCTCTACACTTTTGGGGGACATGCTGTTACTGT GGAGATCATGCACGCAATGTGGAAGCCTCAGAAGTTCAAGGCCATATATCTACTGGCTACAATCTATGTGCTGACACTGACCCTTCCTTCTGCATCAGCTGTATACTGGGCATTTGGAGACTTGCTTCTTAACCACTCCAATGCCTTTTCCCTCCTCCCAAAATCTCCCTTCAGAGATATGGCAGTCATTTTAATGCTCATCCACCAG TTCATAACATTTGGATTTGCATGCACACCACTATACTTTGTGTGGGAGAAAGCCATCGGCATGCATGAATGCAAGAGCTTGTGCAAGAGAGCAGCAGCAAGGTTGCCAGTGGTCATCCCCATTTGGTTCTTGGCCATTATCTTCCCATTTTTTGGACCCATAAACTCCACAGTGGGTTCACTTCTGGTTAGCTTCACAGTCTACATCATCCCATCTTTGGCTCACATCTTCACCTACAGATCAGCTGCTGCTAGAGAG AATGCAGTGGAAAGGCCACCGAGATTTCTAGGAGGGTGGATCGGGTCTTACACGATCAATGTGTTTGTGGTGGTGTGGGTGTTCGTGGTTGGGTTTGGATTCGGTGGGTGGGCGAGCATTACAAACTTCGTGCGCCAGATTGATACATTTGGGCTCTTCACTAAGTGTTACCAGTGTCCTCCACAAGTAGCACCAATGGTGTTCAACGCTACTACTCATGcagctcctcctcctctccacCACCCTCTCCTCAACCACACTCACCACCCTTGA